TCAATAACAATTGCCGATTTTGCTGTAACTTCTGGTGGTTTGCTAGGAGCTGCCATGACTTGCATCGGAACCATAAAAAATAGTAATAATATGTAAAACAGTTTATACTTATACATCATATAATACCCCTCAATCATAGTCGTAAAAAAAGCATTTTATAAGTGCATAATTAAATTTAAATACGGAAAAAGTAAACTAGTAATTATTATATATATGTTTTACCCAGTCGTCAAAGTGGTCATACATTTTTATGATATAAATAGGACATTATAATATTAATTTGAGGGAGGTGAAACCATGGAAATGATGGATTTGAAAACAGCCTTACGGTCTACGCTTACTCAAAAGCAAGAGCTTGTGCGAGATTATCAGACATTTGCCGAACAAATAAATAATGAAGAAGTTTCCAAGCTTTACCGCCACTTTGCAGAAGCTGAAGCATTACATGCAACGAAAATAAAAAATGAATTGGAAAAGTTGCAATAAGCTATTAAAATTTATATGAAATAAGCTATACTGTTATGTGCAAAATCTTCCAACAATTTCATAAAGTAAATAATATACCATTAACGCCAATACTAATTTATTCTTTAGTATTGGCGCTTTAATTTTACAGACTCTTGTGACCTTATAAATAGAAAACCGCCTACAGTGTAGACGGTTTACAATTTATACTTGTAGTTGCTGCGACTGAGCTGCTTGCGTCTCCGCTGTTTGTGCCAAATCTTCTAATTCGTCCTGCTGCTGTTTTTTTGACATCATTGCCTGAATCTTAGACAGCACTTGCGGAACTAAATCCAGCACCCGGTCATACACAAGATTACCTTCTACCGGCAGGAATTTCACGCCGCTAGATTGCGTACACACTAAGAATCCGACTGGTTTTACACTAACTCCAGCACCGCTCCCTCCGCCGAAGGAATTGCCAAGCTGTTCCGGCTCTTCTTCTGATTCAAAATCTCCACCCCCAGCAGCAAAACCAAAAGTTACCCTCGAAATTGGAATTATAACAGTGCCATCAGGTGTTTCTACCGGATCGCCAACGATAGTATTGACATCAACCATATCTTTTATACTTTCCATAGCTGTCTTCATTAGCCCTTGGATTGGATGCTCGGCCACCAGTTGCTGCCCCCTTACCACTTAAATTTGTCAAAATTGTTGCTGCACTTATAACTTTTCCAAGTCTTAGACTGAATATGCACTGAAAGTCGACGTAAAAACAAGCTTGCCCAAACGCAGGAGTTACCGACAGTTCTGGCGGAGCACTAAAGCAGAAACGTCGCCTTAGCACAGTTACTAACATACCTTTAACTGTCCATAAAGTTCCCGACATTAAACCAGTAATGGCAGCATCATCTGAACCATATGTTGTCTTCCAATACAGACGTTCACAATTTAGCGAATTAACTAGCCTACAAATAACCCTTCGGTATAATTTAGCATAAAATTTTACCGATTTAAAAGCATGCCACAAACGTCGCGGGTTATAAAAATACATTCTAACGATATT
The Veillonellaceae bacterium genome window above contains:
- the ytfJ gene encoding sporulation protein YtfJ, which gives rise to MAEHPIQGLMKTAMESIKDMVDVNTIVGDPVETPDGTVIIPISRVTFGFAAGGGDFESEEEPEQLGNSFGGGSGAGVSVKPVGFLVCTQSSGVKFLPVEGNLVYDRVLDLVPQVLSKIQAMMSKKQQQDELEDLAQTAETQAAQSQQLQV
- a CDS encoding rubrerythrin family protein yields the protein MEMMDLKTALRSTLTQKQELVRDYQTFAEQINNEEVSKLYRHFAEAEALHATKIKNELEKLQ
- a CDS encoding DUF2953 domain-containing protein; translated protein: MEYGLAALAAQIVVLYVFSKLIIYIDLRYHRDKSDDFIVVNVYLGKKFMLYSMKVPVVELIKNDESLWLSSEIKTSDGTAKTKTNIERERRFLNNIVRMYFYNPRRLWHAFKSVKFYAKLYRRVICRLVNSLNCERLYWKTTYGSDDAAITGLMSGTLWTVKGMLVTVLRRRFCFSAPPELSVTPAFGQACFYVDFQCIFSLRLGKVISAATILTNLSGKGAATGGRASNPRANEDSYGKYKRYG